From the genome of Salvelinus alpinus chromosome 19, SLU_Salpinus.1, whole genome shotgun sequence, one region includes:
- the LOC139545550 gene encoding phosphatidylinositol-3,5-bisphosphate 3-phosphatase MTMR3-like isoform X1, with protein sequence MCSLSSDPHSFTGAMEEEGQESMECIQANQIFPRKPPVLEEESLQVPFPELHGEFTEYVGRAEDAIIAMSRYRLHIKFKESIVNVPLQLIETVECRDMFQLHVTCKDCKVVRCQFSTLEQCQVWLKRLSAAVRPPSLLEDLFSFAFHAWCVGVYAGEKEQQGELCRPGTLAVTPVSSDLYSIGDRHKSSHLLCVPVCPLGEHVTSWFKNEVERMGFDTQNAWRISDINSKFRLCSSYPQQLLVPAWITDKELENVAAFRSWKRFPAVVFRHQSTGAVIARCGQPEVSWWGWRNADDEHLVQSIAKACAVDGSSRKHLDIGSYTNGTNGTNEINGTNDLVDTDFESSLTNSSEVETLAIQPQKLLILDARSYAAAVANRAKGGGCECPEYYPNCEVVFMGMANIHSIRKSFQSLRFLCTQMPDPANWLSALESTKWLQHLSLLLKAALLVVNAVDRDHRPVLVHCSDGWDRTPQIAALSKLLLDPYYRTIEGFQVLVETEWLDFGHKFADRCGHGENSEDLNERCPVFLQWLDCVHQLQRQFPCSFEFNEAFLVKMVQHSYSCLFGTFLCNSGKEREDRRVRERTCSVWSLLRPANRVLRNMLYSSHSETVLHPVCHVRNLLLWTAVYLPSSSPSTPSDESCAPYPVPGANTEDMPLGRRPKTRSFDNLPSACELGSSLVPNRRSSDPSLNEKWQDHRRSLELNIAVGPDAGGAQQQDGRANGQPVAAGPQAGMADSELEDSPEGQQTELRDGASKGSLAAGEAIELSIELAVAEGQMENILQEATKEEAGAEAQRDANATAAVAGSLIDANANGMEKEVKASDAETDKQANANGAETTRTNGHHPGNGTDEPEEESGVSPASLPLPTDVSTDVPEEQEALERRESEELVVQVLENCTAQEEPEHNPTPSTAQPAPAAPRTLTNGFGERTPEEPETAVYLLPLEPESSRHHSEALVQADTSSSLMESSTETLTEEACSRPEAPVQAPICPGPQPRTEGRSQLSCLRRVNGEAEPEQGASRTLNGGHKRPSVSAFQSLSAEPSRDGLCNVESSEGEPCGGPHWAKVNGERAQLSRQVSLASCSSLTLHRRGSCSQHRCLHTLLGRRAATPSPEQPARSHLDDDGLTLHMDTIQQRLRQIEAGHQMEVDMLKKQVQELWSRLESHHHAASLRINGDIGDEVTSMTDSECNLDANCLSRCSTELFSEASWEQVDKNDTEVTRWYPDHLAAQCYGCESRFWLATRKHHCSDREPVQEAWNCGNVFCASCCDQKIPVPSQQLFEPTRVCKTCYGSLQINTTPNPMELEEPITASSN encoded by the exons ATGTGTTCCTTGTCCAGTGACCCACACTCCTTCACAGGGGCCATG gaggaggaggggcaggAGAGCATGGAATGTATCCAGGCCAATCAGATCTTCCCCAGGAAGCCCCCAGTCCTGGAGGAGGAGAGCCTGCAG GTGCCCTTTCCCGAGCTGCATGGCGAGTTCACAGAGTACGTGGGTAGAGCGGAGGATGCCATCATCGCCATGTCCAGATACCGCCTCCACATCAAATTCAAAGAGTCCATCGTCAAC GTCCCTCTGCAGCTCATAGAGACTGTGGAGTGTCGTGACATGTTCCAGCTCCATGTCACCTGCAAGGACTGTAAGGTCGTCAG GTGTCAGTTCTCTACATTGGAGCAGTGTCAGGTGTGGCTGAAGCGGCTGAGCGCTGCGGTCCGCCCTCCGTCTCTCCTGGAGGACCTCTTCTCCTTCGCCTTCCATGCCTGGTGTGTGGGCGTGTACGCCGGGGAGAAGGAGCAGCAGGGGGAGCTGTGCAGGCCAGGTACGCTGGCGGTGACACCGGTGTCCTCGGACCTCTACTCAATTGGTGACAGACATAAGTCCTCACATCTCCTCTGTGTCCCTGTGTGCCCATTAGGAGAGCATGTGACCTCCTGGTTCAAGAACGAGGTGGAGAGGATGGGCTTTGACACTCAAAACGCCTGGAGGATATCCGACATCAACAGCAAGTTCAG ACTGTGCTCTAGCTATCCGCAGCAGCTCCTGGTGCCAGCCTGGATCACAGACAAGGAGCTGGAGAACGTGGCAGCCTTCCGCTCCTGGAAGAGGTTCCCGGCTGTGGTGTTCAG gcacCAGAGCACGGGGGCTGTGATCGCCCGCTGCGGCCAGCCGGAGGTCAGCTGGTGGGGCTGGAGGAATGCAGATGACGAGCACCTGGTCCAGTCCATCGCCAAGGCCTGTGCTGTAGATGGCAGCTCCCGTAAACACCTGGACATCGGATCCTACACCAACGGAACCAACGGAACCAATGAAATCAATGGCACCAATGACCTCGTCGACACAGACTTCG AATCGTCCCTGACGAACAGCTCGGAGGTGGAGACGCTGGCCATCCAGCCACAAAAGCTGTTGATCCTGGATGCCAGGTCCTATGCAGCCGCTGTGGCCAACAGAGCCAAGGGAGGGGGCTGTGAATGTCCAG AGTACTACCCCAACTGTGAGGTGGTGTTCATGGGCATGGCTAACATCCACTCCATCCGCAAGAGTTTCCAGTCCCTGCGCTTCCTCTGCACCCAGATGCCCGACCCGGCCAA CTGGCTGTCTGCTCTGGAGAGCACCAAGTGGCTGCAGCACCTGTCTCTGCTGCTGAAGGCGGCCCTGCTGGTGGTGAACGCTGTGGACCGCGACCACAGGCCCGTTTTGGTGCACTGCTCTGACGGATGGGACCGCACACCCCAGATCGCCGCCCTGTCCAAGCTGCTGCTGGACCCATACTACCGCACCATCGAG GGTTTCCAGGTGCTGGTGGAGACTGAGTGGCTGGACTTTGGTCATAAGTTTGCTGACCGCTGTGGCCACGGGGAGAATTCGGAGGATCTGAACGAGCGCTGCCCAGTGTTCCTGCAGTGGCTGGACTGTGTGCACCAGCTGCAGAGGCAGTTCCCATGCTCCTTTGAGTTCAATGAGGCTTTCCTG gtgaaaATGGTGCAGCACTCCTACTCCTGTCTGTTTGGCACCTTCCTGTGCAACagtgggaaggagagggaggacaggcgCGTTCGGGAGAGGACTTGCTCCGTGTGGTCACTGCTGCGACCAGCCAACCGCGTCTTGAGGAACATGCTCTACTCCTCCCACTCCGAGACT GTGCTCCACCCGGTGTGTCACGTGCGTAACCTGTTGCTGTGGACAGCAGTCTACCTGCCCAGCTCCTCCCCCAGCACCCCCTCTGATGAGTCGTGTGCACCGTATCCTGTGCCAGGTGCCAACACAGAAGACATGCCCCTGGGCAG ACGTCCGAAGACCCGTTCCTTCGATAACTTGCCCAGCGCCTGTGAGCTGGGGAGCTCGCTGGTCCCAAACCGGCGCTCCAGTGACCCGAGCCTGAATGAGAAGTGGCAGGACCACCGGCGCTCTCTGGAGCTCAACATTGCTGTGGGGCCCGACGCAGGGGGAGCTCAGCAACAGGATGGGCGGGCTAACGGCCAGCCTGTAGCAGCAGGGCCTCAGGCAGGCATGGCCGACTCTGAGCTGGAGGACAGCCCTGAAGGCCAGCAGACTGAGCTGAGAGACGGAGCCTCCAAGGGGTCATTAGCAGCAGGAGAAGCGATAGAGCTGTCCATTGAGCTAGCTGTGGcagagggacagatggagaacatTCTCCAGGAGGCAACGAAGGAGGAAGCTGGTGCTGAGGCTCAGCGAGATGCTAACGCTACTGCTGCCGTGGCTGGATCTCTGATCGATGCTAACGCTAATGGgatggagaaagaggtcaaggcaaGTGATGCTGAGACTGATAAACAAGCTAACGCCAATGGGGCTGAGACTACTAGAACTAATGGTCATCACCCAGGGAATGGCACAGATGAGCCTGAAGAGGAGTCTGgtgtgtctccagccagtctcCCCCTGCCCACTGATGTGTCCACGGATGTTCCAGAGGAGCAGGAGGCCCTAGAAAGGCGGGAGTCAGAGGAGCTGGTGGTGCAGGTTCTGGAGAACTGTACTGCCCAGGAGGAGCCAGAACACAACCCTACCCCCAGCACAGCCCAGCCAGCCCCCGCTGCCCCTAGAACTTTGACCAATGGCTTTGGAGAGAGGACACCAGAGGAGCCAGAGACAGCTGTGTATCTCCTCCCACTAGAGCCTGAGTCCAGCAGACACCACTCAGAGGCCCTGGTGCAGGCAGACACGAGTTCTTCCCTCATGGAGAGTTCCACAGAGACTCTGACTGAAGAGGCCTGCAGCAGGCCAGAGGCCCCAGTGCAGGCACCCATCTGCCCAGGCCCCCAGCCCCGCACTGAAGGCAGGAGCCAACTTTCCTGTCTCAGGAGAGTGAACGGGGAGGCAGAGCCAGAGCAGGGGGCATCCAGGACTTTAAATGGAGGACACAAGCGGCCCTCTGTCAGTGCCTTCCAGTCTTTGAGTGCTGAGCCCAGCAGGGATGGTCTATGTAATGTCGAGAGCTCAGAGGGGGAGCCCTGTGGTGGCCCTCACTGGGCCAAGGTGAATGGGGAGCGGGCCCAACTGAGCCGCCAGGTCTCCCTGGCCTCCTGCAGCTCCCTGACCCTCCATCGCCGGGGCAGCTGCTCCCAGCACCGCTGCCTCCACACCCTACTGGGGCGCCGCGCCGCCACGCCCAGCCCCGAACAGCCGGCCCGCAGTCACCTGGACGACGACGGGCTGACGCTCCACATGGACACCATCCAGCAGCGGCTGAGGCAGATCGAGGCAGGCCACCAGATGGAGGTTGATATGCTGAAGAAGCAGGTGCAGGAGCTGTGGAGCCGCCTTGAGAGCCATCACCACGCAGCGTCCCTCAGGATCAACGGAGACATCGGAGACGAAGTG ACCTCAATGACAGACTCGGAGTGTAACCTGGACGCTAACTGCCTGTCGCGCTGCAGCACGGAGCTCTTCTCTGAGGCTAGCTGGGAGCAGGTGGACAAGAATGACACGGAG GTGACCCGCTGGTACCCGGACCACTTGGCAGCTCAGTGCTACGGGTGTGAGAGTAGGTTCTGGCTCGCCACCAGGAAGCATCACTGCAG tgacagggaGCCTGTCCAAGAGGCCTG GAACTGTGGGAATGTATTCTGTGCCAGCTGCTGCGACCAGAAGATCCCTGTGCCAAGCCAGCAGCTGTTTGAGCCCACCCGTGTGTGTAAGACCTGCTATGGCAGCCTCCAGATCAATACAACTCCCAACCCCATGGAGCTGGAGGAACCAATCACAGCCAGCTCCAACTAA
- the LOC139545550 gene encoding phosphatidylinositol-3,5-bisphosphate 3-phosphatase MTMR3-like isoform X5, translating to MCSLSSDPHSFTGAMEEEGQESMECIQANQIFPRKPPVLEEESLQVPFPELHGEFTEYVGRAEDAIIAMSRYRLHIKFKESIVNVPLQLIETVECRDMFQLHVTCKDCKVVRCQFSTLEQCQVWLKRLSAAVRPPSLLEDLFSFAFHAWCVGVYAGEKEQQGELCRPGEHVTSWFKNEVERMGFDTQNAWRISDINSKFRLCSSYPQQLLVPAWITDKELENVAAFRSWKRFPAVVFRHQSTGAVIARCGQPEVSWWGWRNADDEHLVQSIAKACAVDGSSRKHLDIGSYTNGTNGTNEINGTNDLVDTDFESSLTNSSEVETLAIQPQKLLILDARSYAAAVANRAKGGGCECPEYYPNCEVVFMGMANIHSIRKSFQSLRFLCTQMPDPANWLSALESTKWLQHLSLLLKAALLVVNAVDRDHRPVLVHCSDGWDRTPQIAALSKLLLDPYYRTIEGFQVLVETEWLDFGHKFADRCGHGENSEDLNERCPVFLQWLDCVHQLQRQFPCSFEFNEAFLVKMVQHSYSCLFGTFLCNSGKEREDRRVRERTCSVWSLLRPANRVLRNMLYSSHSETVLHPVCHVRNLLLWTAVYLPSSSPSTPSDESCAPYPVPGANTEDMPLGRRPKTRSFDNLPSACELGSSLVPNRRSSDPSLNEKWQDHRRSLELNIAVGPDAGGAQQQDGRANGQPVAAGPQAGMADSELEDSPEGQQTELRDGASKGSLAAGEAIELSIELAVAEGQMENILQEATKEEAGAEAQRDANATAAVAGSLIDANANGMEKEVKASDAETDKQANANGAETTRTNGHHPGNGTDEPEEESGVSPASLPLPTDVSTDVPEEQEALERRESEELVVQVLENCTAQEEPEHNPTPSTAQPAPAAPRTLTNGFGERTPEEPETAVYLLPLEPESSRHHSEALVQADTSSSLMESSTETLTEEACSRPEAPVQAPICPGPQPRTEGRSQLSCLRRVNGEAEPEQGASRTLNGGHKRPSVSAFQSLSAEPSRDGLCNVESSEGEPCGGPHWAKVNGERAQLSRQVSLASCSSLTLHRRGSCSQHRCLHTLLGRRAATPSPEQPARSHLDDDGLTLHMDTIQQRLRQIEAGHQMEVDMLKKQVQELWSRLESHHHAASLRINGDIGDEVTSMTDSECNLDANCLSRCSTELFSEASWEQVDKNDTEVTRWYPDHLAAQCYGCESRFWLATRKHHCRNCGNVFCASCCDQKIPVPSQQLFEPTRVCKTCYGSLQINTTPNPMELEEPITASSN from the exons ATGTGTTCCTTGTCCAGTGACCCACACTCCTTCACAGGGGCCATG gaggaggaggggcaggAGAGCATGGAATGTATCCAGGCCAATCAGATCTTCCCCAGGAAGCCCCCAGTCCTGGAGGAGGAGAGCCTGCAG GTGCCCTTTCCCGAGCTGCATGGCGAGTTCACAGAGTACGTGGGTAGAGCGGAGGATGCCATCATCGCCATGTCCAGATACCGCCTCCACATCAAATTCAAAGAGTCCATCGTCAAC GTCCCTCTGCAGCTCATAGAGACTGTGGAGTGTCGTGACATGTTCCAGCTCCATGTCACCTGCAAGGACTGTAAGGTCGTCAG GTGTCAGTTCTCTACATTGGAGCAGTGTCAGGTGTGGCTGAAGCGGCTGAGCGCTGCGGTCCGCCCTCCGTCTCTCCTGGAGGACCTCTTCTCCTTCGCCTTCCATGCCTGGTGTGTGGGCGTGTACGCCGGGGAGAAGGAGCAGCAGGGGGAGCTGTGCAGGCCAG GAGAGCATGTGACCTCCTGGTTCAAGAACGAGGTGGAGAGGATGGGCTTTGACACTCAAAACGCCTGGAGGATATCCGACATCAACAGCAAGTTCAG ACTGTGCTCTAGCTATCCGCAGCAGCTCCTGGTGCCAGCCTGGATCACAGACAAGGAGCTGGAGAACGTGGCAGCCTTCCGCTCCTGGAAGAGGTTCCCGGCTGTGGTGTTCAG gcacCAGAGCACGGGGGCTGTGATCGCCCGCTGCGGCCAGCCGGAGGTCAGCTGGTGGGGCTGGAGGAATGCAGATGACGAGCACCTGGTCCAGTCCATCGCCAAGGCCTGTGCTGTAGATGGCAGCTCCCGTAAACACCTGGACATCGGATCCTACACCAACGGAACCAACGGAACCAATGAAATCAATGGCACCAATGACCTCGTCGACACAGACTTCG AATCGTCCCTGACGAACAGCTCGGAGGTGGAGACGCTGGCCATCCAGCCACAAAAGCTGTTGATCCTGGATGCCAGGTCCTATGCAGCCGCTGTGGCCAACAGAGCCAAGGGAGGGGGCTGTGAATGTCCAG AGTACTACCCCAACTGTGAGGTGGTGTTCATGGGCATGGCTAACATCCACTCCATCCGCAAGAGTTTCCAGTCCCTGCGCTTCCTCTGCACCCAGATGCCCGACCCGGCCAA CTGGCTGTCTGCTCTGGAGAGCACCAAGTGGCTGCAGCACCTGTCTCTGCTGCTGAAGGCGGCCCTGCTGGTGGTGAACGCTGTGGACCGCGACCACAGGCCCGTTTTGGTGCACTGCTCTGACGGATGGGACCGCACACCCCAGATCGCCGCCCTGTCCAAGCTGCTGCTGGACCCATACTACCGCACCATCGAG GGTTTCCAGGTGCTGGTGGAGACTGAGTGGCTGGACTTTGGTCATAAGTTTGCTGACCGCTGTGGCCACGGGGAGAATTCGGAGGATCTGAACGAGCGCTGCCCAGTGTTCCTGCAGTGGCTGGACTGTGTGCACCAGCTGCAGAGGCAGTTCCCATGCTCCTTTGAGTTCAATGAGGCTTTCCTG gtgaaaATGGTGCAGCACTCCTACTCCTGTCTGTTTGGCACCTTCCTGTGCAACagtgggaaggagagggaggacaggcgCGTTCGGGAGAGGACTTGCTCCGTGTGGTCACTGCTGCGACCAGCCAACCGCGTCTTGAGGAACATGCTCTACTCCTCCCACTCCGAGACT GTGCTCCACCCGGTGTGTCACGTGCGTAACCTGTTGCTGTGGACAGCAGTCTACCTGCCCAGCTCCTCCCCCAGCACCCCCTCTGATGAGTCGTGTGCACCGTATCCTGTGCCAGGTGCCAACACAGAAGACATGCCCCTGGGCAG ACGTCCGAAGACCCGTTCCTTCGATAACTTGCCCAGCGCCTGTGAGCTGGGGAGCTCGCTGGTCCCAAACCGGCGCTCCAGTGACCCGAGCCTGAATGAGAAGTGGCAGGACCACCGGCGCTCTCTGGAGCTCAACATTGCTGTGGGGCCCGACGCAGGGGGAGCTCAGCAACAGGATGGGCGGGCTAACGGCCAGCCTGTAGCAGCAGGGCCTCAGGCAGGCATGGCCGACTCTGAGCTGGAGGACAGCCCTGAAGGCCAGCAGACTGAGCTGAGAGACGGAGCCTCCAAGGGGTCATTAGCAGCAGGAGAAGCGATAGAGCTGTCCATTGAGCTAGCTGTGGcagagggacagatggagaacatTCTCCAGGAGGCAACGAAGGAGGAAGCTGGTGCTGAGGCTCAGCGAGATGCTAACGCTACTGCTGCCGTGGCTGGATCTCTGATCGATGCTAACGCTAATGGgatggagaaagaggtcaaggcaaGTGATGCTGAGACTGATAAACAAGCTAACGCCAATGGGGCTGAGACTACTAGAACTAATGGTCATCACCCAGGGAATGGCACAGATGAGCCTGAAGAGGAGTCTGgtgtgtctccagccagtctcCCCCTGCCCACTGATGTGTCCACGGATGTTCCAGAGGAGCAGGAGGCCCTAGAAAGGCGGGAGTCAGAGGAGCTGGTGGTGCAGGTTCTGGAGAACTGTACTGCCCAGGAGGAGCCAGAACACAACCCTACCCCCAGCACAGCCCAGCCAGCCCCCGCTGCCCCTAGAACTTTGACCAATGGCTTTGGAGAGAGGACACCAGAGGAGCCAGAGACAGCTGTGTATCTCCTCCCACTAGAGCCTGAGTCCAGCAGACACCACTCAGAGGCCCTGGTGCAGGCAGACACGAGTTCTTCCCTCATGGAGAGTTCCACAGAGACTCTGACTGAAGAGGCCTGCAGCAGGCCAGAGGCCCCAGTGCAGGCACCCATCTGCCCAGGCCCCCAGCCCCGCACTGAAGGCAGGAGCCAACTTTCCTGTCTCAGGAGAGTGAACGGGGAGGCAGAGCCAGAGCAGGGGGCATCCAGGACTTTAAATGGAGGACACAAGCGGCCCTCTGTCAGTGCCTTCCAGTCTTTGAGTGCTGAGCCCAGCAGGGATGGTCTATGTAATGTCGAGAGCTCAGAGGGGGAGCCCTGTGGTGGCCCTCACTGGGCCAAGGTGAATGGGGAGCGGGCCCAACTGAGCCGCCAGGTCTCCCTGGCCTCCTGCAGCTCCCTGACCCTCCATCGCCGGGGCAGCTGCTCCCAGCACCGCTGCCTCCACACCCTACTGGGGCGCCGCGCCGCCACGCCCAGCCCCGAACAGCCGGCCCGCAGTCACCTGGACGACGACGGGCTGACGCTCCACATGGACACCATCCAGCAGCGGCTGAGGCAGATCGAGGCAGGCCACCAGATGGAGGTTGATATGCTGAAGAAGCAGGTGCAGGAGCTGTGGAGCCGCCTTGAGAGCCATCACCACGCAGCGTCCCTCAGGATCAACGGAGACATCGGAGACGAAGTG ACCTCAATGACAGACTCGGAGTGTAACCTGGACGCTAACTGCCTGTCGCGCTGCAGCACGGAGCTCTTCTCTGAGGCTAGCTGGGAGCAGGTGGACAAGAATGACACGGAG GTGACCCGCTGGTACCCGGACCACTTGGCAGCTCAGTGCTACGGGTGTGAGAGTAGGTTCTGGCTCGCCACCAGGAAGCATCACTGCAG GAACTGTGGGAATGTATTCTGTGCCAGCTGCTGCGACCAGAAGATCCCTGTGCCAAGCCAGCAGCTGTTTGAGCCCACCCGTGTGTGTAAGACCTGCTATGGCAGCCTCCAGATCAATACAACTCCCAACCCCATGGAGCTGGAGGAACCAATCACAGCCAGCTCCAACTAA